The following is a genomic window from uncultured Draconibacterium sp..
AATCGCGCTATCGTGAGAATATCCTCCACCTGCCTGTTCATACGGGTATTTTCCTTTTTAATCATGCCCGCAAAATATTTTATGCGCTCCGGATCATCCAGCACTTTTCGGTTAGTGATGGAATCGGTTGCCACCGAAATTGTAGCAATGGGTGTTTTGAACTCATGTGTCATGTTATTGATAAAATCCGATTTCATTTCTGAAATTTTCTTTTGCCGTATAATGTAAAAAATACTGAGGGCAAAAGTCATCAGAATGATCAACGAAAATACAAACGAAGCAATCAGCAACCAATTTAGCGAGCGATAAATAAAACTATCTCGATCGGGGAATACAACGGCCAGTTTTATGTTTTTCTGAAAAATATCGTTGGGATAAAGCTGCGCCTGGAAAATGGTGTTTGCTACTTCCAGCGAATCAGTTACCGGTTTGGGAAAACTTAACTCATCGCCACGAAAAATTCCGTATTCAAAATCGAGCTGTATATTGTTTTCGTCAAGCTCCTTTTTAAGCACGTCGTAAATCAGCTTTTCATCCAACTGACGCACATCCCATGTAGCCACTTCGGTAACTACTTTATTTGCCACTCGTTTCAGACTGGTGGCTTTAAGTCTTACACGTTTTGAAATATCGGGAGCCAGAAATTGAAAAGTATCCAGATCGGTAAGCAGCGAATCGATCTTAACTGTACTAATTGTATAAAGCGAATCAGCACTTCTTATTATCGTATCGCTTTTCACAAGAACAACACTTCCCTTATCTGGATTATCGCCGGCAACCACTACATGTTTTTTCCCCGTCGTAGAATTACTCAGCTGATACGCATACGACTGTACTCGGTGGTTGTCAGAATCGTTGTCGACATGAAACTCGACTCGGGCTTCATGGTTGTCGGGCGCAAATTCACGAATAATTCTCACTGGCCTACGAACTGAGTCGGGAAGCTGCCGCGCAAAACGCGCCTTCCCAGAAGAAACATTCCATGACAATAAATCATCCGAGTCGGTGTCAAACTCAAAATCGAAATCAAAATCCTGAAGCAAATTGAGCGAATCGCCGGCAAAAACCATTTTGTTTACCACTCCAAAATTGTGCAAATCTTCTAAACGACTTACGGTTTGCTGTAGTGCCTGATTAACACCACGTTCGAACATCTCGTTTTTTACCCGGATGGCGTTATTCATCCACACCAATTGAACGGCAATAATCCCCAAAATAGAAATGCCCATTAAAATGATTAATCCGGTAAAAAGCTTTTTGTTCATGTTTCAAATATAGGTAAAACCACCTGCCAATTGTAGATTTTAACTTTTCCTTAACAGATTTTAACCGGCCTTTAACGGATTGATTGACAGGCCTCACCCTATATTTGCTTCGTAAATCACAAAGTTGATTTCAGCGAACATATTCAAACGAATACATAATAATTTTAATAATTACCGACATGAAACAAGTACTATCACTTACAGGAATTTTAGCCCTTGCCTTATTTTTATCATCTGCAATTTCGATTAACGAAGCTCCGCAGTATCCTCCAAAAACAAAAAAGGACAAAAAACACATAAAAATAGTAAAGGTTGAGGATGATGGCACAAAAATGGAAATCGACACAGTTATTGAGGCCAATCAGGTTTTTGTGTGGAATGGCGACACAATTGACGACGGCAAAGAGTTAAAATGGATATCGAAAGAGGATTTCGATTTTGACATAGACTTTGACGTTAACGTTGAAAGCGACGAAAACGGGAATGTTTTTATTTTGAAGGGAGATGGAGCCTCAAAGCCAGTTACATATAGTTTCAAAACTGACGATGGCGACTCGACAAGACATATAATGATGGAAGTAACTTCGGATGATCTGACTTCTGATATCATGCAGTGGCACAGCAAAAATGGCAGCAAAATGTTTTTTGATGCGCCAAGATCAGTTGGCCCGAAAGTTTTTCACATTAACAAACAAAAAAGCGGAAACGTAATCGACCTTAGCGATCCGGGTATTATTTCGTTCGAGAAAAAAGAGTTGAAAAACGGAAAGGAAAAAATTGTAATCGTGCGCGAAAAGCCAAGCAAAGAAGATATGGAGATACACGAAGAAATTATTATGCACAACAGTAGTGCAGCACCAATGATAATTCACGAAGGAATGCCGAATATGACCAAAAGAATCAAAGTAATTGCGGACGATGACGGCCACGTTGAGATTTTGGAAGATGGCAAAAGCTGGATCGTTGAGGGAAGCGATAAAGACACAGAGTTTATTGAAAAAGATGGCAAAAAGATCATTATCAAGAAAACAAAAAAAGATGGTGAAATGAAAGTTGATGTGGAGGTGGAAGAGGAAAAAAACTAATTATAGACAACAATACCAGAAACAGCAAAGCCGGTGCATATAGTTGTACCGGCTTTGTTTTTATGCAATATGCTTGCATAAAAAAAGCGGCATTCTGTTGAGTGCCGCCGGAAACTGAATAGCCAATTATAGCAAGTTGGCTGAAATATGTAGTTTTAACTGAACGGTTATAAAAACTGCGTTTCATGGCATTGAGGCAGTTGTATCACGATTTACAAATGCTGTGCCAAAAATGCGACTCAACCATTCAATCTAAACTATTTTTGTAGTGATGTAATGGTGTTTTGCAAAAGCGCAATTACATGCTTAACATTCTCGTTGAATACTTTCAGCACCTCTTCCCAGGTAACAGGCGCTTCATCAACATTCCAACAATCGTAATCGGTACTTAGGGCCACCGCCGCATACGGAATCTCCAGCTCATTAGCCAGTGCACACTCGGGTGCTGTCGACATATTTATAACATCAGCGCCCCACACACGAAACATATTTGACTCGGCGCGTGTCGAAAAACGAGGTCCTTCAATTGTTATTACCGTTCCGCATTTATGGAATCCAAGATCCAATTTTTTGGCATTTTCGATCAAAGCATGGCGAAGCTTCCAGTTAAACGGATCTGACATTGCCGGGTGATTTAGCTTTCCGTCTTCAAATTCTTCAACAAAGCTGTTTTTTCTGAAGCGGGTAAAATCAATAAACTGATCGAGCATCACAATGTCACCGCGGCCAATCTCCAAACGAAGACTTCCACAGGCGGTAGTAGCTAAAATGTGCGTACATCCCAACTCTTTTATGGCCCAAATATTAGCCCGGTTATTCACTGCCGAGGGCGGAATAGAATGATCGCGGCCATGCCTCGATAAAATAGCCACTTCTACGCCACCAATCTTGCCGCATTTAAACGACGAAGAAGGCGCTCCATATGGCGTTTCAACATTTACTTCAGTTACCTCTTTCAGAATGGCAGGATCTTCCAATCCTGAACCTCCTATTATTGCAATTTTTTTCATAGCGTTATCTGTTAATTTTCTCGGGATATAATCTTAAAATACTTTCTTTATCTGCTTTACAAATACCTCGTTCCGATATCAATCCACTCACCAGACGCGCCGGAGTTACATCGAAACCATAATTAGCAACCGAACTTTTTTCGGGAATCAAACGCACCTTCTTTATTTGCTCATCGTGCCAGCCTTCAATCTCCGCCACCTCATCGCCCGCTCGTTGTTCAATGGGAATTTCCTTCACTCCATCATTCATTTCCCAATCGAATGTACTTGATGGCAGTGCTACATAAAAAGGCACATTATTGTCGTGGGCAGCCAGCGCTTTCAAATATGTTCCGATTTTATTGGCCACATCGCCGTTAACGGTTGTTCGGTCGCTGCCAACAATTACCATATCAACCATTTGGTGTTGCATTAAGTGGCCACCGGCATTGTCGGGAATCACCGTGTGCGGCACTCCCTGTTCACCCAGTTCGTAGGCAGTTAATCGTGCTCCCTGGTTACGCGGCCGCGTTTCGTCTACCCAAACATGCACCGGAATTCCTTTTAAATGCGCTTTATAGATGGGTGCAGTTGCGGTTCCCCAATCAATACAAGCCAACCAGCCTGCATTGCAGTGGGTTAAAATATTCACTGTGCTACCTTTATTCTCATAAATTTCCTCGATAATTTCCAACCCATACTCCCCTATTTTATCGCCAAATTCTATTTCCTGCTGTTTTAATTCGCCGGCTTTTGCCAGAACTTTTGCTTCTAATTCCGCATCATTTTTATGCGCCAAAATAAAAGTCAGCATTTCATCTACAGCAAAAGCCAGATTTACAGCTGTTGGGCGCGATGATTTTAAATACACCGCCACCTGGTTTAAGTCTTCTTCCCAATTTTTACTTTCTAGCTGAAAAAGAGCCAGGTACATGCCATAAGCCGCAGTTACTCCAATTAATGGCGCGCCACGAACCACCATTTCTTTAATGGCAAAAAAAGCATCGCTGGCAGAACGCATGGCAAAAGTTTCGAAGACAAAAGGCAGTTTCCGCTGATCGATTACCTGAATGATTGTCGGGTCGTTCGTGTCAATCCAAATGGTATGATAATGTTTTCCCTGAATGTTCATTTTTGATAAACTTCTTGTGTTTTCTAAAGTTTAATATGAAGTTAAAAAAGATTTTCCCTAAATGCTTACTTTCGTGAAATAAATTTGGAAATATGAAAGCAGACCTTACGAACATAAAAAATATCATTTTCGATTTGGGGCGCGTGTTGTTAAACCTTGATTTTGATGCTTCGATAAAAGCCTTTCAAAAGCTTGGAAGCGATGGAGCAATTCTCAACCACAAAAATGCGTACGCCGACCCGATTTTCTACAACCTTGAAATTGGAGAAATAACGCCTGCGGAGTTTAGAAGTGGCGTAAGAAAACTACTTCAAAACGAACAGCTTACAGACGTACAAATTGACGAGGCTTGGTGTACAATGCTCCTTGACATTCCGGTACACCGTGTAAAAAAGGTACAGGAACTCAGCCAAAACTACAACCTCTATTTGTTTAGCAATACCAATCAAATTCATATCAACCGATTGCTTTCTGAATTTAAGGAGCAGTATGACTTCGATTTCCCGTCGCTGTTTACCGCAGTTTATTATTCACACGAGATTCACGACCGGAAACCGGAAATCAGCTCGTATGAAAAGGTAATTGCACTGTCGGGGGTTAATCCTGAAGAAACGTTGTTTATTGACGATTTGGAGAAAAACATCGTTGCCGGACAAACAGCCGGATTAAAAACATTCTGGTTACAAAATGGGATGGAGATGGCAGAGCTATTTTAAAATTCGAACACGTTTTATCCGAATATCTTCAAGCGGACGCCAACGCCTGTCGGTTTCTACCTGAACGATCTTATCGACCACATCCATTCCTGAAGTTACCTGCCCAAAAATGGTATAACTGCCATCAAGGTGGGGTGCGCCGCCTATGGTTTTATAAACCTGCCTTTGTTCGGCCGAAAACTTGTAATTGTTGATTTCTTCCAACTCGTCCAGTCCTTTATCAAAATATTTTCGCCCCGAAACGATGTAAAACTGCGAACCGTCGGAACGTTGACGCTGATTTTCGGTATCCGGTTTTCGTGGCGAACCAATCATTCCACGCTTATGATACAAACCGGGAACAATATGCGCAGGAATAGTGTAGCCCGGGCCTTTCCACCCCACATTTGCCCCAGGCACTGCATAACGCGTATCAGCGGCTCCACTCTGTATGCCAAAATCTGCAATCACACGGTGAATCAATAAACTATCGAAATAATGCTCCTTGGCCAGACGGATAAAATTATCTCGGTATTCGGGTGTTTCATTAAAAAGTTTTATGGAAATGTTTCCGTAATCGGTTTCCAAAACAAGCCCTTTTATTTTGCGATTTTCAGCAGCAATCTTTTCGTTCGATGTATTTTTTAGCATCTCCAAAGGCTCAGGAGTTTCGCTTTTCTTTCGCAGCATAGCTACAATAAATTCTGCCGGAATGGCAAAACTCTGTTGCTCAAAATTAACAGTACCGGAATATACCACGCCAATCGCTTTCCCGGTCGACACAAAAATTGGCGCACCAAACTGCGATGTCCGAATCTTATTGGTGATGCGATACAACCTCGTCCCCCTGATATTGGCAAGGTTCAAAACCTTCCCCGTAAAAAGTTGCAGGGTTTTCCCGGTTTTTGGTGCCACATAAAACGATTTGGCAAAATTGGGTAAAGTGTCTTTTTGCAAAGCAATGGCTTCGCGGCTGATACTGTCAACTTTCAATATAATCAGGTCGTTTATACGATCGAAAGCCACAAAACTACGTGCGGTGTATTTTCTATTCTCATCAAATGGCTGAACTTTTACATTGGTGGCCTGATTGACAAGGGAATATTTAGTAACCAGCAAATCTTCACCAACAAAAAATCCCTGCCCCGATTCCAGTATCCGGTCACCATCGTATGAATCAATTTTTGCAATCGAGCGCATTAACTGATTCCAGATATCCTGTTTTTCATCTGCAGCAGCGTCTGGTTTTAATGTTGTTTTCTCCTGCTGTGTCGTTTCCTTCTTTTCTTTATTTCCACATGAGCTAAAAAGAACCACAGCAAGTACTATAAAAAGAATTTGTTTTGCCATAACACTACTTAATCACATTCACTTTGATTTTTACATCATTGTAAGGCCGGTTATTGCTATCGGTTTTTAGAGCTGCAATTTTATCAATAACATCAAAACCCGAAATGCATTCGCCAAAGATTGTGTATTTCCCATCCAGTTCGGGATAACCGCCAACTGTAGTATACGCTTCGCGCTGGGCATCAGAAAATTCAAGCGTATTGAGATCCAAATTGTAATCGGTTTCAATATCGGCTTTTATTTCGCCGGCAAGCTCCCTGAATTCTTTTACCTTCTTCTCTTCTTTTAACTTCTTCAGCTGCTCCCGAACTTCGGGCGTCATATACTTCTCCACAATTTTTTTCCGGATAGGAACATTCACAGCCATTTCCATAGTATCCAAAGCACCACTGGTATGCACGCTTCCTTTTACAATAAAAAACTGCGAAATATCCGATTGCTTAAACGGATTTACCTCGTCGGGCTGACGGGGCGCACAAAGCGATCCCTTTTTATGAAAATAATGCTTCAGAATTTCATCGTCAACGGTTTTATCCGGGTCGCCATAACCAATTCGTTTCCCCGGAGGTGCGTTCCGCGAGCTTTTTGAACCTCCTTGAATCAGGAAATCCTCAATAACACGGTAAAACAAAGTGCCATCGTAATAACCTTCGTTAGCCAATTCGATAAAAGCGTTTCGGTGTTTTGGCGTGTCGTCGTAAAGCATAAAACGCATGTCTCCGTAATTTGTCGAAATTTCAATAATATGCGATTGCGCAGAAGCTGAGACAGCTAATAAACAAACAAATACAATTAATAATCCGGTTCTAAGCATAAACTATTTTGTGCGTTTTACTTCCATTTTAATATCCAATTTCGGACGATCATACTGATCCGTTTCAACGGCTGCAATCTTATCCAAAACATCCAGTCCCTCAACAACCTCGCCAAAAACAGTGTACTCTCCATCTAACGAAGGATAACCTCCAATGGTGGTATATGCCTCGCGCTGCTCGTCGGTAAACGAAAATTTGGGCTGATTAGTCCAGGCACTATCAGCAGCTGCACGTAGCTCTGCAACAAAAATATTAAACCCATCCTGATCATTATTTTTTCGGTATTCGTCTAACTTCGGTTTTGCTTCGGCAAATTTTTCCTGCAAAAATTCATTTTTGGCGCGGCTGTTCAACATCATTTCCATAGTATCAAGTTTTCCGGGTGTAAAAACCTCGCCCTGCACAATATAAAACTGCGAGCCGCTTGATCGTTTTTCAGGATTCGAAGAGCCGCCTCGACGTGCTGCCGCTAACGCTCCTTTTTTATGAAAATGTTGCGGAAGGATTTCTGCCGGAATAGTATATCCCGGATTTCCAGCCCCCAAACGGGCGCCGGGCGCTGCATCTTTCGAGTCGGGATCGCCTCCCTGAATCATAAAGTTTTCCATTACCCGGTGAAAAAGCAATCCATCGTAATAACCTTCATCAATTAGTTTTAGAAAGTTCTTTTTGTGCTCCGGCGTATCGTCATACAGCTTCAATTTTATTTCGCCAAAATCGGTTGAAATAACAACCAACTCCTGCTCTTTGCTCTGTTTGGCATTGCTACACGAAATTCCTGCTCCCACAAAAGCAATTAATAGTAAAACAATTAATTTCATTCGTTTATTATGGTCAATTCTCAATGGTAACTCACAGAACTCGCTAATAATCCTCTTCCATTGTGTAAAATTCTTACATGCTCGCTTCCTCATTCCTATATAATTTCCTTATTTTGACATTCTAAAATTCCCGTAAAGATAAAAAGATGATAAACATACACTCCTGGCTTCTTTTAATGTTCGTGTTTTTTTCATGTACAGCACCCGAAAAAGAGATAGACAAGCCAACTGCACAATTAAAAGCCGAAAAATATATTCCTGAAGTGGCAGATAAATTAGACGAATTATCAGGATTAATGATTTTCAATGATCATTTTTGGGGATTTAACGACAGCGGAGGCAAAAACGAATTATATGGATTTAATAAATCGGGCAAAATAGAATACGAAATTGAGCTTAACGATGCCAAAAACAAGGATTGGGAATCGATTACACAAACCGATAAATACATTTTTGTAGGCGATTTTGGGAACAACATGGGCAACCGCGATAACCTGCTCATTTACAGAATCGACAAAAAAGATCTTTCGGAAAAAGCAGAACAAAAAATTGATACCAAAAAAATTAAATTAAAATATGCCCTACAGGATAACTTCTCGTATTTAAAAAAAACCACGCCGTACGATTGTGAAGCTATGGTAGCCTTTAAAGACAAACTGTACCTTTTTAGTAAAAACTGGCGCGACGAAACTACCTGGCAGTACAATGTGCCCACAAAAAAAGGCGAGTACGAAATAACCCCAACCGATACTTTTAATGTAAAGTGCCTGGTTACGGGAGCCGATATCAGCCCCGATAATAAAACACTGGCGCTTGTGGGTTACGAAAATTACCGCTCGTTCATCTGGTTATTTTCCGACTTTCCGGGAGATCGCTTTTTTGAAGGTAAAAGCCAACAAATTAAACTAGAAGGTATTGACGGTGCCCAAACAGAAGGAATATCTTTTTTAAACAACGACAGTATTTTGGTTTCGTGCGAAAAAACCAAGAGCTACAACCAACAGGTTTTTCTTTTCGATTTAAATAAACTCAACAATGGAACACATTAGGATAAACCACAAAATCAGGCTCGAACTGATTAACTCGTCGATGGCCGAAATTGTATTTCAAACCATTGACCGCGATCGCGAATACCTGAAAAAGTGGCTCCCGTTTGTGCAGTACACCAGCAAAGTTGAAGATACGCAGGCTTTTATAACCAGCATCACCGGCAGCGATAACAAAAGCGACCTGGTTTACACCATATGGTACAATGAGGAATTTGCCGGACTGATTGGTTTTAAGGACTCCGATTGGGGGAACCGGAAAACCGAACTCGGTTATTGGCTGGCCGAAAAAATGCAGGGAAAAGGAATTATAACCACTTGTGTTGAAAAACTTGTTCGTTTTGCTTTTCAGAAACAAAAAATGAACCGCATACAGATTAAAGTGGCGGAAGAAAATTTACAGAGTGAGAAAATTCCACTAAAACTGGGATTTGTATACGAAGGCACTGAACGTCAAGGGGAACACCACAGCACCGGTTATGTGAATCTTAGAATTTACAGCAAGCTCAAACACGAAATCGCAGATTAGTTGCAACTTTTACCAGTTTTTCATGTCGGTATTAATGTAAAACAATGGTTATAATGCAGTTTGTTAGCCATAAAGTACTACTAACTCATTGATAATTTATATATTTGACCCGGAAATTCATTTGTTCGAATTTTAAACAATAACAATGGAAACAGAAACATTTACAGAAAAGTCGCTACGAAGAAACCTCTACCGGGTGTTGCGTAAAACAGGTGTTAACAGAGATAACATTTGTTTAACCGCCTCGTTTTATGAGGATCTGAATTTCGACAACATTGACTGGACTATTTTTATTCACTATTTAGAACGCATCTTCAACATACGGATAAATGATGAGGAACTAAATAGTTTTTCGAATGTGAACGATACGCTCCTGTACTTACGAGGAGAATTGGTTTATTCGAGTAATTAGGCATTAGAAACAGAAATGAAAAAAAAGGGATTCAATAGATTTGAGTCCCTTTTTTATTTGAACTTTTCAGATGAAAGTTTGTATCTTATACAACAAAATTTAAATGACCAAACAAAATGGAAGAAGTAAACAGTTTATCCGAAAAACTTTATGGTTTAGTAATGACCTATGGCCCCAAATTAATCGGGGCAATCATTACTCTAATTATTGGCTTGTGGGTTATCTCTATTCTAAGAGGTGCGATACGTAGACGTTTTGAAAAACAAGATGTGGATCCCTCTCTTCGAGGCTTTCTAAACAGCCTGCTTGGAATTGGTTTAAAAGCCATGCTTTGGATCGCCGTTATTGGAATGATGGGCGTTCAGATGACCTCATTTGTTGCTATTTTAGGTGCTGCAGGTTTGGCCGTGGGAATGGCATTATCCGGCACCTTACAAAATTTTGCCGGAGGAGTAATGATTCTCATTTTTAAACCATTTAAAGTAGGAAACTATATAAGTGCACAGGGGCACTCGGGCACTGTAAACGAAATTCAGATTTTTAACACCATCCTGAAAACGCCGGATAATAAAACCATAATCATTCCGAATGGAGGATTGGCAACCGGTTCCATGATTAATTTCTCTGCCGAAGCAAAACGCCGTGTTGACTTTACTTTTGGTATTGCCTATGGCGATGACGTGGATAAAGCGAAGGAAGTTTTAATGAAATTGATAAAGGCTGACGAAAGAATAATTAACGACCCGGCCGAACCTTTTATTGCAGTTAGCGAACTGGCCGACAGCTCAGTAAATCTAGTAGTTCGTGTATGGGCCGAAGCTGCCAATTACTGGGGAATTTATTTCGATCTTCATGAAAAAGTTTACAAAACATTCGAAAAGGAAGGTCTCAATATTCCTTTCCCGCAAATGGATGTACATGTACAGAAATAAAAAAAATTATATGCTACAAAGAAAAAGGCGCTCAATCAAGCGCCTTTTTTGTTTTTATCTTAATTACAGTTTTACCTCCGTCATTGGTTTTCTCGATTTTTTCAACC
Proteins encoded in this region:
- a CDS encoding peptidylprolyl isomerase encodes the protein MKLIVLLLIAFVGAGISCSNAKQSKEQELVVISTDFGEIKLKLYDDTPEHKKNFLKLIDEGYYDGLLFHRVMENFMIQGGDPDSKDAAPGARLGAGNPGYTIPAEILPQHFHKKGALAAARRGGSSNPEKRSSGSQFYIVQGEVFTPGKLDTMEMMLNSRAKNEFLQEKFAEAKPKLDEYRKNNDQDGFNIFVAELRAAADSAWTNQPKFSFTDEQREAYTTIGGYPSLDGEYTVFGEVVEGLDVLDKIAAVETDQYDRPKLDIKMEVKRTK
- a CDS encoding mechanosensitive ion channel domain-containing protein, which produces MEEVNSLSEKLYGLVMTYGPKLIGAIITLIIGLWVISILRGAIRRRFEKQDVDPSLRGFLNSLLGIGLKAMLWIAVIGMMGVQMTSFVAILGAAGLAVGMALSGTLQNFAGGVMILIFKPFKVGNYISAQGHSGTVNEIQIFNTILKTPDNKTIIIPNGGLATGSMINFSAEAKRRVDFTFGIAYGDDVDKAKEVLMKLIKADERIINDPAEPFIAVSELADSSVNLVVRVWAEAANYWGIYFDLHEKVYKTFEKEGLNIPFPQMDVHVQK
- a CDS encoding HAMP domain-containing sensor histidine kinase codes for the protein MNKKLFTGLIILMGISILGIIAVQLVWMNNAIRVKNEMFERGVNQALQQTVSRLEDLHNFGVVNKMVFAGDSLNLLQDFDFDFEFDTDSDDLLSWNVSSGKARFARQLPDSVRRPVRIIREFAPDNHEARVEFHVDNDSDNHRVQSYAYQLSNSTTGKKHVVVAGDNPDKGSVVLVKSDTIIRSADSLYTISTVKIDSLLTDLDTFQFLAPDISKRVRLKATSLKRVANKVVTEVATWDVRQLDEKLIYDVLKKELDENNIQLDFEYGIFRGDELSFPKPVTDSLEVANTIFQAQLYPNDIFQKNIKLAVVFPDRDSFIYRSLNWLLIASFVFSLIILMTFALSIFYIIRQKKISEMKSDFINNMTHEFKTPIATISVATDSITNRKVLDDPERIKYFAGMIKKENTRMNRQVEDILTIARLDKKDFEFNWETIDVHDLISDAVQGIKLQVEKRGGKIELNLKAINSMVTTDRIHCTNVVYNLIDNANKYSDNTPEIVVSTINQQKGVVISVSDKGIGMSKAVQAKIFERFYRQTSGNIHNVKGFGLGLSYVKAVLEANRGNISVSSEPGKGSKFDVFLPFVRE
- a CDS encoding GNAT family protein — encoded protein: MEHIRINHKIRLELINSSMAEIVFQTIDRDREYLKKWLPFVQYTSKVEDTQAFITSITGSDNKSDLVYTIWYNEEFAGLIGFKDSDWGNRKTELGYWLAEKMQGKGIITTCVEKLVRFAFQKQKMNRIQIKVAEENLQSEKIPLKLGFVYEGTERQGEHHSTGYVNLRIYSKLKHEIAD
- the mtnA gene encoding S-methyl-5-thioribose-1-phosphate isomerase codes for the protein MNIQGKHYHTIWIDTNDPTIIQVIDQRKLPFVFETFAMRSASDAFFAIKEMVVRGAPLIGVTAAYGMYLALFQLESKNWEEDLNQVAVYLKSSRPTAVNLAFAVDEMLTFILAHKNDAELEAKVLAKAGELKQQEIEFGDKIGEYGLEIIEEIYENKGSTVNILTHCNAGWLACIDWGTATAPIYKAHLKGIPVHVWVDETRPRNQGARLTAYELGEQGVPHTVIPDNAGGHLMQHQMVDMVIVGSDRTTVNGDVANKIGTYLKALAAHDNNVPFYVALPSSTFDWEMNDGVKEIPIEQRAGDEVAEIEGWHDEQIKKVRLIPEKSSVANYGFDVTPARLVSGLISERGICKADKESILRLYPEKINR
- a CDS encoding peptidylprolyl isomerase, with amino-acid sequence MAKQILFIVLAVVLFSSCGNKEKKETTQQEKTTLKPDAAADEKQDIWNQLMRSIAKIDSYDGDRILESGQGFFVGEDLLVTKYSLVNQATNVKVQPFDENRKYTARSFVAFDRINDLIILKVDSISREAIALQKDTLPNFAKSFYVAPKTGKTLQLFTGKVLNLANIRGTRLYRITNKIRTSQFGAPIFVSTGKAIGVVYSGTVNFEQQSFAIPAEFIVAMLRKKSETPEPLEMLKNTSNEKIAAENRKIKGLVLETDYGNISIKLFNETPEYRDNFIRLAKEHYFDSLLIHRVIADFGIQSGAADTRYAVPGANVGWKGPGYTIPAHIVPGLYHKRGMIGSPRKPDTENQRQRSDGSQFYIVSGRKYFDKGLDELEEINNYKFSAEQRQVYKTIGGAPHLDGSYTIFGQVTSGMDVVDKIVQVETDRRWRPLEDIRIKRVRILK
- a CDS encoding phosphopantetheine-binding protein, giving the protein METETFTEKSLRRNLYRVLRKTGVNRDNICLTASFYEDLNFDNIDWTIFIHYLERIFNIRINDEELNSFSNVNDTLLYLRGELVYSSN
- a CDS encoding peptidylprolyl isomerase, giving the protein MLRTGLLIVFVCLLAVSASAQSHIIEISTNYGDMRFMLYDDTPKHRNAFIELANEGYYDGTLFYRVIEDFLIQGGSKSSRNAPPGKRIGYGDPDKTVDDEILKHYFHKKGSLCAPRQPDEVNPFKQSDISQFFIVKGSVHTSGALDTMEMAVNVPIRKKIVEKYMTPEVREQLKKLKEEKKVKEFRELAGEIKADIETDYNLDLNTLEFSDAQREAYTTVGGYPELDGKYTIFGECISGFDVIDKIAALKTDSNNRPYNDVKIKVNVIK
- a CDS encoding HAD family phosphatase, translated to MKADLTNIKNIIFDLGRVLLNLDFDASIKAFQKLGSDGAILNHKNAYADPIFYNLEIGEITPAEFRSGVRKLLQNEQLTDVQIDEAWCTMLLDIPVHRVKKVQELSQNYNLYLFSNTNQIHINRLLSEFKEQYDFDFPSLFTAVYYSHEIHDRKPEISSYEKVIALSGVNPEETLFIDDLEKNIVAGQTAGLKTFWLQNGMEMAELF
- the mtnP gene encoding S-methyl-5'-thioadenosine phosphorylase, whose translation is MKKIAIIGGSGLEDPAILKEVTEVNVETPYGAPSSSFKCGKIGGVEVAILSRHGRDHSIPPSAVNNRANIWAIKELGCTHILATTACGSLRLEIGRGDIVMLDQFIDFTRFRKNSFVEEFEDGKLNHPAMSDPFNWKLRHALIENAKKLDLGFHKCGTVITIEGPRFSTRAESNMFRVWGADVINMSTAPECALANELEIPYAAVALSTDYDCWNVDEAPVTWEEVLKVFNENVKHVIALLQNTITSLQK